The following are encoded together in the Humulus lupulus chromosome 5, drHumLupu1.1, whole genome shotgun sequence genome:
- the LOC133777753 gene encoding uncharacterized protein LOC133777753, translated as MERKIVNILVAAALVFLVATSFGPSAFAESEKVELRSDGRNDHHVDTAKMDVSYPYSLSNVIVEDNTLGIQFCGLCLKPGVTCEKGCLCTWKLGWLVPICKGLCC; from the exons ATGGAGAGAAAGATTGTCAATATTCTGGTGGCTGCGGCTCTAGTTTTTCTGGTAGCCACCTCTTTTGGTCCATCCGCATTTGCAG AAAGTGAGAAGGTGGAACTAAGATCCGATGGTAGAAATGATCATCATGTGGATACTGCTAAGATGGACGTGTCATACCCATACTCACTCTCGAACGTAATCGTGGAAGATAACACATTGGGGATTCAATTCTGTGGGTTATGCCTAAAGCCTGGCGTCACATGTGAGAAGGGATGTCTTTGTACTTGGAAATTAGGTTGGCTTGTACCTATTTGCAAGGGCCTGTGCTGCTAA